In one Syntrophales bacterium genomic region, the following are encoded:
- a CDS encoding 4Fe-4S binding protein, with amino-acid sequence MCRYCTEYGNGTKWYFNPDNYRPELFQAPGHNTAYDMLSGVYKNSFEVGAVADSEDTLPDYNFGGAFNIALEKITQHQGQVLPLEDALNVIDMMPGDRFLLMHCACRRYFGHKDVYSCLFFDPVVDRALEQRPWETDSRVITREEAREFEKEMDRLGLVHSLWDSGVDADGKPPIVMCHCLETDCMPTRMRAHFGIVNAQRKGEYVSVVDRKKCAEGCTKMPLCLPRCPFGALRYSPLDTIASVNISRCFGCGLCRPVCPTGAIRLVDRTTYPALVDEW; translated from the coding sequence CCCGGACAATTACCGCCCGGAGCTGTTCCAGGCCCCGGGACACAACACCGCCTATGACATGCTCTCGGGGGTTTACAAGAACAGCTTCGAGGTCGGCGCCGTCGCCGACAGCGAGGACACGCTCCCGGACTACAATTTCGGTGGCGCCTTCAACATCGCCCTCGAGAAGATCACCCAGCACCAGGGGCAGGTCCTCCCCCTGGAAGACGCCCTGAACGTCATCGACATGATGCCGGGGGACCGCTTCCTCCTCATGCACTGCGCCTGCCGGCGCTACTTCGGCCACAAGGACGTGTACTCCTGCCTCTTTTTCGATCCCGTCGTGGACCGGGCCCTGGAGCAGCGCCCCTGGGAGACCGACAGCCGGGTCATTACCCGGGAAGAGGCCAGGGAATTTGAAAAGGAAATGGACCGCCTCGGCCTGGTCCATTCTCTGTGGGACTCCGGCGTGGACGCCGACGGGAAACCGCCCATCGTCATGTGCCACTGCCTGGAGACGGACTGCATGCCCACCCGCATGCGGGCGCACTTCGGGATCGTCAACGCCCAGCGGAAGGGGGAATACGTCTCCGTGGTGGACCGGAAGAAATGCGCCGAAGGCTGCACGAAAATGCCTCTCTGCCTTCCCCGCTGCCCCTTCGGAGCCCTTCGGTACTCCCCCCTGGACACCATCGCCAGCGTGAACATCAGCCGATGCTTCGGCTGCGGCCTGTGCCGGCCCGTTTGCCCCACCGGGGCCATCCGGCTGGTGGACCGGACGACCTATCCCGCCCTTGTGGACGAGTGGTAA
- a CDS encoding 4Fe-4S dicluster domain-containing protein: MEEHVTPRYRIAVDEDACGNAIECLKCVRTCLDHGPNVLAYMNKEAPDPDKFIPRRLEDIDHRIISGFMINCDGCGECVAVCPKSALTLVVPQSQVPRALIPRDGSIVLCGTLADGTEIFPD; the protein is encoded by the coding sequence ATGGAAGAACACGTAACGCCACGCTACCGGATCGCCGTGGACGAGGATGCCTGCGGCAACGCCATCGAATGCCTGAAATGCGTCCGGACCTGCCTCGACCACGGGCCGAACGTCCTGGCCTACATGAACAAGGAGGCCCCGGATCCGGACAAGTTCATTCCCAGAAGGCTCGAAGACATCGACCACCGGATCATCTCCGGCTTTATGATCAACTGTGACGGCTGCGGCGAGTGCGTCGCCGTCTGCCCCAAGAGCGCCCTGACGCTGGTCGTTCCGCAGTCGCAGGTCCCCCGGGCTCTCATCCCCCGGGACGGCAGCATCGTCCTTTGCGGCACGCTGGCCGACGGGACGGAGATTTTCCCCGACTAG
- a CDS encoding AAA family ATPase, which produces MKKPRVFSFTGKGGSGKTTLASLMLAALIRRGTFQDILVIDADPDANLSATLGIPVEATVGQAVDRRRSELKGSAGRGRKLRFSLWDTIRHDRSFDFLVMGRTSGEGCYCAVHSVLTESLLDTMAMYDLVLMDFGAGLEHFSRRAGNPSDTLLISCDPSRLSFDTARRIDELVRELSLPYDRIYVVGSRFPRESEDIFLRLAREAGIEPLGVIPADGDVAARNLAGVDLLSMDPDNTALQAAESLLERLIAPGPAS; this is translated from the coding sequence ATGAAGAAACCGCGCGTCTTTTCCTTTACAGGCAAGGGAGGATCGGGAAAAACGACCCTGGCCTCCCTCATGCTGGCCGCCCTGATCCGCCGGGGGACATTCCAGGACATTCTCGTCATCGACGCTGACCCGGACGCGAACCTGTCGGCGACCCTGGGGATCCCGGTGGAGGCCACGGTCGGACAGGCAGTGGACCGCCGCCGCAGCGAGCTCAAGGGATCGGCGGGGCGGGGAAGAAAGCTGCGCTTTTCCCTTTGGGACACGATCCGCCACGACCGCTCCTTCGACTTTCTCGTCATGGGCAGGACCAGCGGTGAGGGCTGCTACTGCGCCGTGCATTCGGTCCTGACGGAGAGCCTGCTGGACACGATGGCCATGTACGACCTGGTCCTGATGGATTTCGGCGCCGGGCTGGAGCACTTCAGCCGCCGGGCCGGCAACCCCTCGGATACCCTTCTGATTTCCTGCGATCCCTCCCGGCTAAGCTTTGACACGGCCCGGCGGATCGACGAGCTGGTACGGGAACTGTCCCTGCCCTACGACCGGATCTACGTGGTGGGCAGCCGTTTCCCCCGGGAGTCGGAGGACATCTTCTTAAGGTTGGCGCGGGAAGCGGGGATCGAGCCCCTGGGTGTGATCCCCGCAGACGGCGACGTGGCGGCCCGCAACCTCGCCGGAGTCGACCTGCTGTCCATGGACCCGGACAACACCGCCCTTCAGGCCGCGGAGAGCCTTCTCGAGAGGCTCATCGCGCCGGGTCCGGCGTCCTGA
- a CDS encoding aldehyde ferredoxin oxidoreductase family protein, producing the protein MKGNTGKILNVDLTAGKTEIEALPEAWYRQYIGGSGLAAKLFRERGRFDLEPLDPAAMLIFMNGPFAGLRLSGASRNSVAGCSPLTGHWGDSSCGGFFAPELRYCGLDGLVITGRSDKPSLLLVEDDRVQILDASDLWGKGTEETTRLLKERYGKNARTLVIGPAAEKLVKFALILNDGHHATGRAGFGTLMGAKLLKAIVVKASKKTMELADPEAFEELRKDLNERIKEALASNVLHENGTAANLMGGVYSGDVPVKNWTSNFWEEAAEALSGGTLTDLYLTRRGACAYCGIACKRVVEVKEGPFAVPEGPGPEYETIVAFGTLIGSIDLAATCKAGRLCNDLGIDSISAGGTIAWAMEAFERGDLTLEQTDGVPFVWGDMATVIDVILPKIGRREGMLGELLADGSVKAAKKIGKGLEYTVHSKGLEAPMHDPRGGGHGMALTYAVGARGACHVADPMLFMEMGARYYPEIGFDLILEPQTSENKAEAAVTAVALGAIENSACFCNFADAEVTIPDWLILFNAVADYGWDAEEMMRAGRRIYFLKRLINHEFGLTAADDSLTPRMLEPGKDGEADGSQVDLAFMKARFYELMDIDPEKGIPTREALVAAGMEEEAERTWG; encoded by the coding sequence ATGAAAGGCAACACAGGCAAGATACTCAACGTGGATCTGACGGCAGGGAAAACGGAGATCGAGGCCCTTCCCGAGGCCTGGTACAGGCAGTATATCGGCGGCAGCGGGCTGGCGGCCAAGCTTTTCCGGGAGCGGGGGCGATTCGACCTGGAGCCACTGGACCCCGCGGCCATGCTGATCTTCATGAACGGCCCTTTCGCGGGGCTTCGCCTCTCCGGGGCCAGCCGGAACAGCGTCGCGGGCTGCTCTCCCCTGACGGGGCACTGGGGCGACTCCTCCTGCGGGGGGTTCTTCGCCCCGGAGCTGCGCTACTGCGGCCTCGACGGTCTCGTGATCACGGGGCGGTCCGACAAACCCTCCCTGCTCCTGGTCGAGGACGACCGGGTGCAGATCCTTGACGCCTCCGACCTCTGGGGGAAGGGGACCGAAGAGACGACACGCCTTCTGAAGGAGCGCTACGGGAAGAACGCCCGGACACTGGTCATCGGTCCCGCGGCGGAAAAGCTGGTCAAGTTCGCCCTGATCCTCAACGACGGCCACCACGCCACGGGCCGGGCCGGCTTCGGCACCCTCATGGGGGCCAAGCTCCTCAAGGCCATTGTCGTGAAGGCCTCGAAAAAAACGATGGAACTGGCGGACCCGGAGGCGTTCGAGGAGCTACGGAAAGACCTGAACGAGCGCATCAAAGAGGCCCTGGCGTCCAACGTCCTTCACGAGAACGGGACGGCGGCGAACCTGATGGGCGGTGTCTACAGCGGCGATGTCCCGGTCAAAAACTGGACCTCCAACTTCTGGGAGGAAGCGGCGGAGGCCCTCTCGGGAGGAACCCTGACGGACCTGTACCTGACCCGCCGCGGGGCCTGCGCCTACTGCGGCATCGCCTGCAAGCGGGTCGTGGAGGTCAAGGAAGGCCCCTTCGCCGTCCCCGAGGGACCCGGGCCTGAATACGAGACCATTGTCGCATTCGGCACCCTCATCGGCAGCATCGACCTTGCGGCGACCTGCAAAGCGGGGCGCCTCTGCAACGACCTCGGAATCGACAGCATCTCCGCCGGCGGGACCATCGCATGGGCCATGGAGGCCTTCGAACGGGGGGACCTCACCCTGGAGCAGACGGACGGCGTGCCCTTCGTCTGGGGTGACATGGCCACGGTCATCGACGTGATCCTCCCGAAGATCGGCCGACGGGAGGGGATGCTCGGAGAACTCCTTGCCGACGGCAGCGTGAAGGCCGCCAAGAAGATCGGGAAGGGTCTGGAGTACACGGTTCACAGCAAGGGGCTGGAGGCGCCCATGCACGACCCGCGCGGCGGCGGGCACGGGATGGCCCTGACATACGCCGTCGGCGCCCGGGGGGCCTGCCACGTCGCCGACCCGATGCTGTTCATGGAGATGGGAGCCCGGTACTACCCGGAGATCGGCTTCGACCTGATCCTGGAGCCGCAGACCTCGGAAAACAAGGCGGAGGCCGCCGTGACGGCGGTGGCCCTGGGGGCCATCGAGAACAGCGCCTGCTTCTGCAACTTCGCCGACGCCGAGGTGACCATCCCGGACTGGCTCATCCTCTTCAACGCCGTGGCCGACTATGGATGGGACGCCGAGGAGATGATGCGGGCAGGCAGGCGGATCTATTTCCTCAAGCGCCTCATCAACCACGAATTCGGCCTCACGGCCGCGGACGACAGCCTGACGCCCCGGATGCTCGAGCCGGGCAAGGATGGCGAGGCCGATGGCTCCCAGGTGGACCTGGCGTTCATGAAGGCCCGGTTCTACGAACTCATGGACATCGACCCCGAGAAGGGGATCCCGACCCGGGAGGCCCTTGTGGCTGCAGGCATGGAAGAAGAGGCGGAACGGACATGGGGCTGA
- a CDS encoding DUF853 family protein, whose translation MAQQIPPILVARGKSDLFLYPKMANRHGLIAGATGTGKTISLRVLAEQFSALGVPVFLADVKGDLSGIGRPGGDHAKVAERVKELKMQEFSFSYEGYPAVFWDVFGEKGHPVRTTVTEMGPILLSRILNLNETQSGVLSILFKIADDNGFLLLDLKDLRAMAQYVGDNAETFRLQYGNISKASVGAIQRNLLVLEEQGGEQFFGEPALNIDDLLQTDAAGRGAVNILSADRLMQSPKVYATFLLWLLSELFEHLPEAGDPPKPKLVFFFDEAHLLFDDAPKALEEKIEQVVRLIRSKGVGVYFVTQNPLDIPDAVLGQLGNRVQHALRAFTPRDQKAVRAAAETFRANPGLDTAAAILELGVGEALVSMQDEKGVPGIVERAWIAPPRSALTPLTPAELLGIVKESPIYGSYENVVDRESAYEKLKTRAGQESESMPPAKGGKRQPKSQTEQLVGALTTSAARAIGSQIGRQLIRGVLGSLFGGRR comes from the coding sequence ATGGCTCAGCAAATCCCGCCGATTCTCGTCGCCAGAGGCAAATCGGACCTCTTCCTGTACCCGAAAATGGCCAACCGGCACGGACTGATCGCCGGCGCCACCGGCACGGGCAAGACCATCTCCCTGCGCGTACTGGCGGAACAGTTCTCCGCGCTCGGTGTCCCCGTCTTCCTGGCCGACGTCAAGGGAGACCTCTCGGGGATCGGCCGGCCCGGCGGGGATCACGCCAAAGTGGCCGAGCGTGTGAAAGAGCTCAAGATGCAGGAGTTCTCCTTCTCCTACGAGGGGTATCCCGCCGTCTTCTGGGACGTCTTCGGCGAGAAGGGTCACCCGGTCCGGACAACGGTCACGGAGATGGGACCGATCCTCCTGTCCCGGATCCTCAACCTGAACGAGACCCAGAGCGGCGTCCTGAGCATCCTCTTCAAGATCGCCGACGACAACGGATTCCTGCTTCTCGACCTCAAGGACCTGCGCGCCATGGCCCAGTACGTGGGCGACAATGCCGAGACGTTCCGGCTCCAGTACGGGAACATCTCCAAGGCCAGTGTCGGCGCCATCCAGCGGAACCTTCTCGTCCTGGAAGAACAGGGCGGCGAGCAATTCTTCGGTGAGCCTGCCCTCAACATCGACGACCTCCTGCAGACCGACGCGGCGGGGCGGGGAGCGGTGAACATCCTCTCGGCCGACCGGCTCATGCAGTCCCCCAAGGTGTACGCCACGTTTCTCCTCTGGCTCCTGTCGGAGCTTTTCGAACACCTCCCCGAGGCGGGGGACCCTCCGAAGCCGAAGCTCGTTTTCTTCTTCGACGAGGCCCACCTCCTCTTCGACGACGCCCCAAAGGCCCTGGAGGAAAAAATCGAGCAGGTGGTACGGCTGATTCGCTCCAAGGGCGTGGGGGTTTATTTTGTCACGCAGAACCCTCTGGACATCCCCGACGCCGTTCTCGGCCAGCTGGGCAACCGTGTCCAGCACGCCCTGCGGGCCTTCACGCCCCGGGACCAGAAAGCGGTCCGGGCCGCCGCGGAGACCTTCCGGGCCAATCCCGGCCTCGACACGGCAGCGGCCATCCTGGAGCTGGGCGTGGGGGAGGCACTCGTCTCCATGCAGGACGAGAAAGGGGTGCCCGGGATCGTGGAGCGAGCCTGGATCGCTCCGCCCCGGAGCGCTCTTACGCCCCTGACGCCTGCCGAGCTGCTCGGGATCGTCAAGGAGTCTCCCATATACGGCTCATACGAAAACGTGGTGGACCGGGAATCGGCATACGAAAAGCTCAAGACCCGGGCGGGACAGGAATCGGAGTCGATGCCGCCCGCGAAGGGAGGGAAAAGGCAGCCCAAAAGCCAGACGGAGCAACTCGTCGGCGCCCTGACCACGAGCGCCGCCCGCGCCATCGGCAGCCAGATCGGCCGGCAGCTCATCCGCGGCGTCCTGGGATCCCTGTTCGGAGGACGGCGATAA